One region of Candidatus Moraniibacteriota bacterium genomic DNA includes:
- the dut gene encoding dUTP diphosphatase has protein sequence MKIFVKKLEPEAKIPSYAHPGDAGMDLYSLENVNIKPGERVSCRTGIAIQIPGGYAGLIWDKSGIAWNGGIKTVAGVIDSGYRGEVGIVLVNLGHKDYKINKGDKIAQMLIQKVEDPEIIEAENLEESARGNGRFGSTGVS, from the coding sequence ATGAAAATTTTTGTCAAAAAACTTGAGCCCGAGGCAAAGATTCCTTCCTACGCCCATCCCGGAGACGCCGGAATGGATTTGTATTCTCTGGAAAACGTGAATATAAAACCAGGAGAAAGAGTTTCTTGCCGAACCGGAATTGCGATACAAATCCCGGGTGGCTATGCCGGGCTCATTTGGGACAAAAGCGGAATTGCTTGGAATGGTGGAATTAAAACAGTAGCAGGAGTAATTGACAGTGGTTATCGGGGTGAAGTCGGAATTGTTCTTGTTAATTTAGGTCATAAAGATTATAAAATAAACAAAGGCGACAAGATTGCCCAAATGCTTATACAGAAAGTTGAGGATCCGGAAATTATTGAAGCAGAGAACCTAGAAGAAAGTGCCAGGGGCAACGGAAGATTTGGAAGCACAGGAGTAAGCTGA
- the gatB gene encoding Asp-tRNA(Asn)/Glu-tRNA(Gln) amidotransferase subunit GatB, translating into MSKYKATIGMEVHVELKTKSKMFCDSKNAMGEEKKPNVHICPVCTGQPGTLPVPNRQAIEFVQLAGLALNCEIAKESKFDRKNYFYPDLPKGYQISQYDQPLCRSGKLEMGSGKIIGITRIHLEEDTGKLIHPVKSLRDNGASPAGAGYTLVDFNRAGVPLMELVTEPDIESGAEARLFCQKLQQICRYLEISEADMEKGHMRCEANISLYKEGENKLSGVKVEVKNINSFKFVEKAIDYEIKRQTEILEKGEKVIQETRGYDSNKNITVSQRTKESAHDYRYFPEPDIPPLKFTEDYINNLRAKLPELPDAKKKRLIAEYNLSSENVEVIVSDKGLADYFEQVVSEIKEKRESSEVCADENKCVKLSANYIVSELQKHLIRDGVTVRDIKITPENYAELVGFIADGKISSSAAQTVLEEMYKTGGDPSQIIKAKNLAQVSDESELDKTIQQVLDKNTQSMEDYKKGKANALQFLIGQVMAKTGGRANPKMVAKILKIKLN; encoded by the coding sequence ATGAGTAAATACAAAGCCACAATTGGCATGGAGGTTCATGTCGAGCTCAAAACAAAGAGCAAGATGTTTTGTGATTCTAAAAACGCGATGGGAGAGGAAAAAAAGCCCAACGTTCATATCTGCCCGGTTTGCACGGGCCAGCCCGGCACTCTTCCGGTTCCCAATCGCCAGGCAATAGAATTTGTGCAGCTGGCCGGGTTAGCATTGAATTGCGAAATTGCAAAAGAATCCAAATTTGACCGCAAAAATTATTTTTATCCCGATCTTCCCAAGGGCTACCAAATTTCACAGTACGATCAGCCGTTATGTAGAAGTGGAAAATTAGAAATGGGGAGCGGGAAGATTATCGGAATTACGAGGATTCACTTAGAAGAAGATACGGGAAAATTAATACACCCCGTAAAATCGCTTCGCGATAACGGGGCAAGCCCCGCCGGGGCAGGTTATACTTTAGTAGATTTTAACCGGGCTGGAGTGCCACTTATGGAACTAGTGACGGAACCGGATATTGAATCCGGAGCCGAGGCGCGATTATTTTGTCAAAAACTCCAGCAAATTTGCCGCTATCTTGAAATTTCCGAAGCCGATATGGAAAAAGGGCACATGCGCTGCGAAGCTAACATCTCGCTATACAAAGAAGGCGAAAATAAGCTAAGTGGAGTTAAAGTGGAAGTAAAAAATATCAACTCTTTCAAGTTTGTTGAGAAAGCTATTGATTATGAAATTAAAAGACAAACTGAAATTTTAGAGAAAGGTGAAAAAGTAATTCAGGAAACTAGAGGCTATGACAGCAACAAAAATATTACTGTATCCCAGCGAACCAAAGAATCAGCTCATGATTACCGCTACTTTCCCGAACCAGATATTCCGCCACTGAAGTTTACTGAAGATTATATTAATAACTTGCGCGCTAAACTCCCGGAACTTCCCGATGCCAAAAAGAAAAGATTAATCGCGGAATATAATTTATCTTCGGAAAATGTTGAGGTAATAGTCAGCGATAAGGGTTTGGCGGATTACTTTGAACAGGTAGTTTCAGAAATTAAAGAAAAAAGGGAAAGCAGTGAAGTATGTGCGGATGAAAATAAATGCGTTAAACTTTCGGCCAACTATATCGTCAGCGAACTGCAAAAGCATCTGATTCGCGACGGGGTGACGGTTAGGGACATAAAAATCACTCCGGAAAACTACGCGGAACTTGTAGGTTTTATCGCGGATGGGAAGATAAGTTCCAGTGCTGCCCAGACAGTCCTTGAAGAAATGTACAAAACCGGCGGAGATCCATCACAGATAATCAAGGCCAAAAACTTGGCCCAAGTCAGCGATGAAAGTGAGTTAGACAAAACTATCCAACAGGTGCTTGACAAAAATACTCAATCAATGGAGGATTATAAAAAGGGGAAAGCCAATGCGTTGCAGTTTTTGATAGGCCAAGTAATGGCAAAAACCGGCGGCCGGGCTAATCCCAAAATGGTGGCAAAAATACTAAAAATTAAATTGAACTAA
- the miaA gene encoding tRNA (adenosine(37)-N6)-dimethylallyltransferase MiaA, which translates to MKNSSGKIIVILGPTSSGKSDVAIKLAKKFGGEVISADSRQVYRHMDIGTGKIHGTCNMKHKTFISEGITHYMIDIVSPKTEYNVAKFKKAVDKIIPALLKRGKLPIICGGTGFWIKAIMDNVQFPAVAPNKELRNKLRNRSAETLFKMLQKLDFERAKNIDKNNKVRLIRAIEIAKVLGYVPKPNFQFPISNFQFLQIGIKLPKEKLHKNIKVRLEKRFYQGMIKEVKDLHFKYGVRWKRLESFGLEYHWIALYLQKKIGLQEMKEKLYQEIKNYARRQMTWFRKDKRVEWLESYKKIKEASEKFLK; encoded by the coding sequence ATGAAAAATTCGAGTGGTAAAATTATTGTAATATTGGGGCCAACTTCCAGCGGCAAGTCTGACGTTGCGATTAAACTTGCCAAAAAATTCGGCGGCGAGGTGATTTCAGCTGACAGCCGGCAAGTATATCGTCATATGGACATAGGAACAGGCAAGATTCATGGAACATGCAACATGAAGCATAAAACATTTATATCCGAAGGAATTACCCACTACATGATAGATATTGTTAGCCCAAAAACTGAATATAATGTAGCAAAATTTAAAAAAGCAGTTGACAAAATTATCCCTGCTCTTTTAAAACGCGGTAAATTGCCTATTATTTGCGGCGGGACAGGATTTTGGATCAAAGCCATTATGGATAATGTCCAGTTCCCCGCCGTTGCGCCCAATAAAGAGTTACGTAACAAGTTACGCAACAGGTCCGCGGAAACATTATTTAAAATGCTTCAAAAATTAGATTTCGAAAGAGCGAAAAATATTGACAAAAATAATAAAGTGAGGTTGATTAGGGCAATTGAGATAGCCAAAGTTTTGGGATATGTCCCAAAACCAAATTTCCAATTTCCAATTTCCAATTTCCAATTTCTTCAGATTGGAATAAAACTGCCAAAAGAAAAATTGCACAAAAATATCAAAGTTCGGTTAGAAAAAAGATTCTATCAGGGAATGATAAAGGAAGTAAAAGATTTGCATTTTAAATATGGCGTAAGATGGAAACGGCTGGAAAGTTTCGGCCTTGAATATCACTGGATTGCGCTGTATCTGCAAAAGAAAATAGGACTTCAGGAAATGAAAGAAAAACTTTATCAAGAAATTAAAAACTACGCCAGACGGCAAATGACATGGTTCAGGAAAGACAAAAGAGTTGAATGGCTAGAAAGTTATAAGAAAATTAAGGAAGCAAGTGAAAAATTCTTAAAATAA
- the miaB gene encoding tRNA (N6-isopentenyl adenosine(37)-C2)-methylthiotransferase MiaB produces MKKYFIKTFGCQMNYSDSERIAAFLELHKFKPGKNINEANLVIFNTCGVRQSAEDRVYGQIHNLTTWNTKHRTKKIIVLTGCLANRKDVQRRLKDKVDLFCGIKEFPEKILSVIATSPWRWKQSLDNLNDDKSTGLPRSRSLSAFDGLPRNDNYLNIEPKYNTKYSAFVPIMTGCNNFCSYCVVPYARGREISRPAKEIIKEVRVLVKKGYKEIILLGQNANSYNYRKINFSKLLKKINAISGNFWIHFLTSHPKDMSDELIKTIAKCEKVCEYVHLPIQAGDDEILRRMNRNYTARHYPGLIKKIKSAFTKYKPGVLYAITSDIIVGFPGETRKQFAKSAEIMRKVKYDMVYFGQFSPRPGTAAWKMKDNVSKKEKERREKFLNEILKITAFENNKNYLGKIFKVIIDSQKDGFYFGRTRTMKNVKFKSAQKNLVGKFVKIKIIKANIWNLEGILS; encoded by the coding sequence ATGAAAAAATATTTTATTAAAACCTTTGGTTGTCAGATGAATTATAGCGATTCTGAACGAATTGCGGCATTTTTGGAATTGCATAAATTTAAGCCAGGGAAAAATATCAATGAGGCCAATCTGGTGATTTTCAACACCTGCGGCGTGCGCCAAAGCGCAGAGGATCGGGTTTATGGACAAATACATAATCTTACAACATGGAACACAAAACATAGAACAAAAAAGATTATTGTTTTAACCGGGTGCTTGGCAAATAGAAAAGATGTGCAGAGAAGGTTAAAAGATAAAGTTGATTTGTTTTGTGGAATAAAAGAATTCCCGGAAAAAATTTTGTCTGTCATTGCGACCTCACCTTGGCGGTGGAAGCAATCTCTAGATAATTTAAATGATGATAAATCTACAGGATTACCACGGTCGCGGAGTTTATCCGCCTTTGACGGGCTCCCTCGCAATGACAATTACCTAAACATTGAGCCAAAATACAACACAAAATATTCTGCCTTCGTGCCGATCATGACCGGCTGCAACAACTTTTGCTCTTATTGCGTTGTCCCCTATGCCCGAGGGAGGGAAATTTCCCGTCCGGCAAAGGAAATTATTAAGGAAGTCAGAGTTTTAGTGAAAAAGGGATATAAAGAAATTATTTTACTTGGACAAAACGCGAATTCTTATAATTATAGAAAAATAAACTTTTCCAAGCTTCTTAAAAAAATAAATGCTATCTCCGGCAATTTCTGGATTCATTTTCTAACCAGCCACCCGAAAGATATGTCAGATGAATTGATTAAGACAATTGCTAAATGCGAAAAAGTTTGTGAATATGTGCATCTTCCCATCCAGGCCGGAGACGACGAAATACTAAGAAGAATGAACAGAAACTATACGGCCAGACATTATCCGGGACTGATTAAAAAAATTAAATCCGCGTTTACTAAATACAAGCCGGGAGTTTTATATGCGATAACCTCTGACATAATTGTTGGTTTTCCCGGGGAAACCAGAAAACAATTTGCCAAATCCGCTGAAATTATGAGAAAAGTCAAATATGATATGGTTTACTTTGGCCAATTTTCTCCCCGCCCGGGAACCGCCGCTTGGAAGATGAAAGATAATGTTTCCAAAAAAGAAAAAGAAAGGCGGGAAAAATTTTTGAATGAAATTCTGAAAATTACGGCATTTGAGAATAATAAAAATTATTTGGGAAAAATATTTAAAGTCATAATAGACAGCCAAAAAGATGGATTTTATTTCGGCAGAACCAGAACAATGAAGAATGTAAAATTTAAAAGCGCTCAAAAAAATCTCGTTGGCAAATTTGTCAAAATTAAAATTATTAAAGCTAACATTTGGAATTTAGAGGGAATTTTATCATAA
- the thrS gene encoding threonine--tRNA ligase, which translates to MLSKKNSDLEILRHSASHVLAAAVLEMFPEAKFGIGPAIENGFYYDFDLPRTLIPEDLEILEEKMKKIIKANYPFERQEITAENAIKHFKKAGQPYKVELLNDISANITVCSDRSILSKEKKSVMVTIYKTGGFVDLCTGPHLDSTGEINPDAIKLTKISGAYWKGDEKNKQLQRIYGVVFQTKKELNDYLKNMEEAEKRDHKKLGKDLDLYSFHPESPGSAFWHPKGMIIWNELEQLGKNIRKKYGYEEIQTPILAKRKLWEISGHWEHYKESMFHFEVDSNKYVIKPMDCPFNIKIYQEKQRSYKELPIRYTEIGHVMRNEKSGELNGLLRVRQITQDDSHIFLSKNQVKEEIRILLKMTREYYGCFGIEPKFYLSTRPDDFMGDIRTWNEAEKDLEDALKKERVKYEIKDKEGVFYGPKIDIDIKDALGRSWQLATIQLDFQLPQRFEIEYVDKDGKKKTPVMIHAAIFGAFERFIGIITEHFAGAFPVWLSPVQAVIIPISEKFSRYAEKINSLLLANNIRSQISNQSETLGKRISDAEKQKIPYMLVVGEKEMGSDSVNVRERDNRNQETMKLEKFIEKITKEITEKK; encoded by the coding sequence ATGTTAAGCAAAAAAAATAGCGATCTAGAAATTTTAAGGCACTCGGCTTCGCATGTTCTTGCCGCGGCGGTTTTGGAAATGTTTCCCGAAGCCAAATTTGGGATAGGCCCGGCTATTGAAAATGGTTTTTATTACGATTTTGATTTGCCGCGGACTCTCATTCCCGAAGACCTGGAAATCCTGGAGGAAAAAATGAAAAAAATCATTAAAGCTAATTATCCATTTGAGAGGCAAGAAATCACAGCCGAGAATGCCATTAAACATTTCAAAAAAGCCGGCCAGCCATATAAAGTCGAACTTCTAAATGACATTTCTGCTAATATAACAGTATGCTCCGATCGGAGTATACTGTCAAAAGAAAAAAAATCGGTGATGGTAACAATTTATAAAACTGGGGGCTTCGTCGATCTTTGTACAGGACCACATTTGGATTCTACTGGCGAAATAAATCCCGACGCGATTAAACTTACCAAAATCTCCGGCGCTTATTGGAAAGGCGATGAAAAAAACAAGCAATTGCAAAGAATTTATGGCGTGGTTTTTCAAACCAAAAAAGAGCTGAATGATTATTTGAAAAATATGGAAGAAGCTGAAAAAAGAGACCACAAAAAACTGGGGAAAGATTTGGATTTATATTCCTTTCACCCTGAATCTCCCGGTTCGGCTTTCTGGCATCCCAAGGGAATGATTATCTGGAACGAACTAGAACAATTAGGAAAAAACATACGTAAGAAATACGGTTATGAAGAAATACAGACGCCGATCCTGGCTAAAAGAAAACTTTGGGAAATCTCCGGCCACTGGGAGCATTATAAAGAAAGCATGTTTCACTTCGAAGTCGACAGTAATAAGTATGTTATCAAGCCAATGGACTGTCCTTTTAATATAAAAATTTACCAGGAAAAACAAAGGTCGTACAAAGAACTTCCAATAAGATATACGGAGATCGGCCATGTGATGCGCAACGAAAAATCGGGTGAGCTTAACGGCCTTTTGCGTGTTCGCCAAATTACCCAGGATGACTCGCACATTTTTCTCTCCAAAAATCAGGTTAAAGAAGAAATCAGGATATTGCTCAAGATGACGCGAGAATACTATGGTTGTTTTGGAATTGAGCCGAAATTTTATCTTTCCACCCGGCCAGATGATTTTATGGGAGATATTAGGACTTGGAATGAAGCTGAAAAAGATTTAGAAGATGCGCTTAAGAAAGAAAGAGTTAAATACGAAATAAAAGATAAAGAGGGTGTCTTTTACGGGCCGAAAATTGATATTGACATTAAAGACGCCTTGGGCCGCTCTTGGCAACTAGCTACCATTCAGCTTGACTTTCAACTTCCCCAAAGGTTTGAGATAGAATATGTAGATAAAGACGGAAAGAAAAAAACGCCGGTGATGATTCACGCTGCCATCTTTGGCGCTTTTGAAAGATTCATTGGAATTATTACGGAACACTTTGCCGGCGCTTTTCCCGTTTGGCTCTCTCCTGTTCAGGCGGTAATTATCCCAATTTCAGAAAAGTTTTCTAGATACGCTGAAAAAATTAATTCGCTTCTATTAGCTAATAATATTCGCTCTCAAATTAGCAACCAATCCGAGACACTAGGCAAACGCATCAGCGATGCCGAAAAGCAAAAAATCCCATATATGCTAGTGGTTGGAGAAAAAGAAATGGGAAGTGATAGTGTGAACGTTAGAGAAAGAGATAATAGAAATCAGGAAACTATGAAATTGGAGAAATTTATTGAAAAAATTACCAAAGAAATCACAGAAAAGAAATAA
- a CDS encoding ATP-binding cassette domain-containing protein — protein sequence MINVKNLTKKFGDFVAVDNFSFSVNKGEIFAFLGPNGAGKTTTIKIFTTLLQPTSGKVLINGFDPVENPDDVRCSFGITFQDQSLDDELTAYENMEFHGVLYGIPKVTRRTRIEELLKIVELWKRKDDLVKEFSGGMKRRLEIARGLLHHPKILFLDEPTLGLDPQTRTLIWNYIKNLNEKEKITVFFTTHYMEEAEKVADRIAIIDHGKIISEGTAQELKLKTNTISLEDAFLALTGETIRDEGGTAIERLRTARKVWRR from the coding sequence ATGATCAATGTCAAAAATCTCACCAAAAAATTCGGCGATTTCGTCGCTGTGGATAATTTTTCTTTTTCAGTTAACAAAGGGGAAATTTTTGCGTTTTTAGGGCCGAATGGCGCCGGGAAAACTACCACCATAAAAATATTTACGACGCTCCTTCAGCCGACGAGCGGGAAAGTTTTGATAAACGGCTTTGATCCGGTGGAAAATCCGGATGACGTACGCTGTTCTTTTGGAATTACTTTTCAGGACCAGAGTTTGGATGATGAGCTTACGGCTTATGAAAATATGGAATTTCACGGAGTACTTTACGGCATTCCCAAAGTAACTCGCCGAACCAGGATTGAAGAATTGTTAAAGATTGTCGAGCTTTGGAAAAGAAAGGATGATTTGGTCAAAGAATTTTCCGGCGGAATGAAAAGACGGCTGGAAATTGCCCGCGGGCTTCTTCATCACCCGAAAATTTTATTTTTGGACGAACCAACATTAGGACTTGATCCGCAAACACGAACTCTCATTTGGAATTATATTAAAAACTTGAATGAGAAAGAAAAAATTACCGTTTTTTTTACGACGCACTATATGGAAGAAGCCGAAAAAGTAGCAGATCGAATCGCCATCATTGATCACGGAAAAATTATATCGGAAGGTACCGCGCAGGAATTAAAGTTAAAAACCAACACAATATCACTTGAGGACGCATTTCTTGCTCTCACCGGTGAAACTATCCGCGACGAAGGCGGGACGGCAATCGAAAGATTAAGAACGGCGAGAAAAGTGTGGAGAAGATAA
- a CDS encoding ABC transporter permease: MVNIIYILWLRQVKRYWRSKPRMIGSLGQPILFLVALGFGFGPIYQCAGGGNYIEFLAPGIIAMSIIFTAMFTGIEVIYDRQFGFLKETLVAPVPRWAIMFGRTLGGATVAALQGIVVFIISLFIGFRPEIAAQSLLALVFMVLIAIFFTAFGTAIASRLEDMQAFPLIINFLIMPLFFLSGALFPIENVSGALHTITSFNPLSYGVDGIRGALTNQIHFGFTSDFTFLIIVTFLVLAIGTYLFSKVEV; encoded by the coding sequence ATAGTGAATATTATATATATTCTCTGGCTTCGGCAGGTGAAAAGATATTGGCGTTCGAAGCCCAGAATGATCGGCTCTTTAGGCCAGCCAATATTGTTTCTGGTGGCTCTGGGTTTTGGCTTCGGTCCGATTTATCAGTGTGCGGGCGGAGGAAATTACATCGAATTTTTAGCGCCGGGCATTATTGCCATGAGTATCATCTTCACCGCCATGTTCACTGGTATTGAAGTCATTTACGACCGTCAGTTCGGGTTTTTGAAAGAAACGCTGGTGGCTCCGGTGCCGCGCTGGGCTATAATGTTTGGCCGGACTCTGGGCGGAGCAACAGTCGCAGCCTTGCAGGGAATTGTGGTTTTTATAATATCGCTTTTCATCGGATTCCGGCCGGAAATAGCGGCGCAGTCGCTTCTGGCTTTGGTTTTTATGGTATTAATTGCGATTTTTTTCACCGCCTTTGGAACAGCCATTGCTTCGCGCCTCGAAGATATGCAGGCCTTTCCTTTGATAATCAACTTTCTTATTATGCCTCTTTTCTTTCTTTCCGGAGCGCTTTTCCCGATAGAAAATGTTTCAGGGGCATTGCATACAATTACAAGCTTCAATCCACTCTCCTACGGCGTGGACGGTATTCGCGGGGCGCTGACAAATCAAATTCATTTCGGCTTCACAAGTGATTTTACTTTTTTAATCATCGTGACTTTTCTGGTACTGGCAATTGGAACATATCTTTTTTCAAAGGTTGAGGTTTGA